A genome region from Oryzias melastigma strain HK-1 linkage group LG12, ASM292280v2, whole genome shotgun sequence includes the following:
- the LOC112163393 gene encoding low-density lipoprotein receptor-related protein 2 isoform X3, producing MDLRFFTCALFLASLCGTGGQRLGCPEGKWQCDDGQCISKAWRCDGRGDCLDGSDEMDCAEVLGSECPSGQFSCLDSVGCVNASARCDGKIQCPTGSDEESCPPTRGCLDSDWMCRNGICIPKELRCNQENDCMDNSDEDDCGACGEGSMLCPEGKCVSPEDMCDGQLHCSDGSDEPTTCGHICSMNNGGCSHRCTDESWGSRCDCPAGFKLSSDGAICEDVNECASAFPPCAHYCKNTIGSHFCHCKKGFKLNDGSTCLALGNASRLLTVQRSTLGLLNVKSQQFSVLQTSVSDAVALTYDIARGWHYWADSRGSIYKTIGQQSRAVYTGEAGIQALACDWLNGYLYWTNLKMESIYMQMPDGSYTTLLNKNVKPSGLVLLPVESLMFWINAGPGERVTIERSWMDGSDRSTLTVLTAQFAHSLTADVAARRLYWISDFKRSVETVGVDGTGRYSFPGVFSRRPALSLAVFESMFYWVDSRGLWEAPQNKPTKRKFLWKTGVPLLTVYHELQQPKESSACAKAPCELCQLTKNNLVGFTCACPDSKVLLPDGNCDFLRFIYATITTINLLEFEGGHHTETQLFTTDDGILSFDLDWYRDWLYWANETGHVKRKKLAQVQIEVIPMPLPVCLISLDQQNENLYWVSCDQNTIGTTTGGKNYPKRLYHTALEISSLYLDWLRSKLFWMEEDRLYSMDLSGGKAELLLKIAEGVRGDIAFDLRASSLLWNSERGGLVTLSLLKEKTHQAGRRWNVSGSVMAAFEPFLLCSSDHVITLWNRRNGSVMQHVKVKGQVMSVIPALGNVKTVPDPPVCNEPFLLCRHSALCLPNSQVCDGKRDCPDGDDEEFCVVTCPSKGEFKCKDRRFCISGSLVCDGRSHCRDGSDEVDCPTVASPVTLKNILKCRMGSKPCEDGTECVLFSHVCDGEQDCKDGSDELGCETDVGPSGTRPPTVPACSSPSVLCPSTATHVCISQSQFCNGVKDCPDGFDEQNCLEKCLSRTDFLCKDRRSCVSKNQVCDGRSHCHDGSDEVNCASEGPRAPQKAELKCRFGSKLCRDGTECVLLSHVCDGEDDCQDGSDEEECDVPESKTAGKDLKKSPPIVQSVTEAPKKPACSSPSVLCPGSSLCIKPTQMCDGRRDCPDGSDEKCVKRCPSASDFRCKDRRSCVSKNQVCDGRSHCHDGSDEVNCASEGPRAPQKAELKCRFGSKLCRDGTECVLLSHVCDGEDDCQDGSDEEECENKAAEKDLSVTEAPKKPACSSPSVLCPGSSLCIKPTQMCDGRRDCPDGSDEKCLKRCPSASDFRCKDRRSCVSRSQVCDGRAHCNDGSDELNCAGEAAAAPQKADLKCRVGSRLCRDGTECVLFSHVCDGEPDCRDGSDQEDCDEVEKAAETPKPSCSFPSVQCPDSTICINPAQLCDGIRDCPDGSDENCVKNCADESDFLCKDRRSCVSKSLLCDGRSHCYDGSDEANCQSVAAPESKSAVLQCRMGSRPCDDGKECVLYSHVCDGEEDCLDGSDEKECQETCKQGEFQCAHGKMCIPESEVCDGRPQCQDRSDELDCWEKTKSCEFRCADGKRCIPQKFLCDGEMDCLDGSDEVECDSSPLAPTGSTVPTSVCAAPSVLCPGSPVCVSQQQLCDGRRDCPDGSDEESCVFKCQNAEDFLCSDHRKCVSKIHVCDGRSHCPDGSDERQCQTADLSPTSSPNVPRVRTEPVKCRKGFKACKDGLECVMYSHVCDGEQDCKDGSDEEGCETRCKTGEFQCAHGNRCIPQKGVCDGQRDCQDGSDEINCSSLTEGCNHRCDNKTRCVPQTFLCDGERDCADGSDEEKCGLVPCSLYQFRCTSGQCVSEALRCDGYPDCRDRSDEAGCAKQPRCPAQLRCPHSHECLQEEWLCDGEEDCKDGSDEKNCNAPPAKCRDHQWPCRDGRCIPLFWRCDGKEDCHDGTDEEKCLQRKCPPHLYQCGSGECLDPSLVCNGLTNCADRSDEGVECSHHNCSSPSAPLCDQQCMSTPRGPKCYCASGFKLQSGTVFCVDTDECSSAVSPCKHSCVNTRGSYTCHCHPGFYLEPDNKSCKTRDEPLLLASVQSELLLLGVHSGTLKLLSTANRPVFSVDFDWTQRRVYWLSPTFQSIRWADMKNSNKGTLIKGVKSDAIAVDWVGKNLYWVEGLVGQILAVKLGTSIVRSQDHAVVLGEDLEQPSSLVLLPHKGFMLWSEIGSSPQIKRAGMDGSKRKVLVSHDLSWPVSLAYDFLDDRVYWADEKLHCIGSSTLDGENIKILQLAETPSPFSLAVFSDRIFWSDTKRRAIRSADKKTGKDQKVLLKRPGQPFGLRVMHALSQPALPNPCVYLHCSHLCLLAPAAQSKSGAAESPAAVCRCPKGLLLSQDKRTCSLPQESSFILLLSHHTVYQIYLRSMRHEGIALKKMPNGRDFPLSGEKEPLGLDLSIPQLSLFVAYAKESVNVLKLSSSDSKAGLSPAGQILTLMLNESVTALAVDWVTSNLFWSSSERPDIHVTTREGLTTSLLQRSLMGIFSIALHPLSGRLCYIATVMKERKGQTEVDCAWMDGHNKAVLWKKSSVPISLVFSIEGTVIYWADSGEGVIGSIGVDGLGYQEYKTGSNLLVSFTRIENIFIWAARDKDVTKLWFSDGLQPKQLWFETKTTVLEVRAYNESQSGKDFKDIVSGRRKTRCIKYICTQGRS from the exons ATGGACCTGCGCTTCTTCACTTGTGCACTTTTCCTGGCGAGTCTATGCGGTACCGGAG GCCAACGCTTGGGGTGCCCCGAGGGAAAGTGGCAGTGTGATGATGGACAGTGCATCTCTAAAGCTTGGAGGTGTGATGGACGGGGAGACTGCCTTGATGGTTCTGATGAAATGGACTGTGCCG AGGTTTTGGGGTCAGAGTGTCCCTCTGGCCAGTTCTCCTGCCTGGACTCTGTCGGCTGCGTTAATGCCTCTGCTCGCTGCGATGGAAAGATCCAGTGTCCGACCGGGTCTGATGAAGAGAGCTGTCCACCCACCAGGGGCTGCCTAGACTCTGACTGGATGTGTCGAAACGGCATCTGCATCCCAAAGGAACTGCGCTGCAACCAAGAAAATGACTGTATGGACAACTCTGATGAGGACGACTGTG GTGCGTGTGGTGAGGGCAGCATGCTGTGCCCGGAGGGGAAGTGTGTTTCTCCTGAAGATATGTGTGACGGGCAGCTTCACTGTTCAGACGGCAGCGATGAGCCAACAACCTGCG GCCACATCTGCTCCATGAACAACGGCGGTTGCAGCCACCGGTGTACCGACGAATCCTGGGGGTCCCGCTGTGATTGTCCTGCTGGCTTTAAGCTCTCTTCAGATGGTGCAATCTGTGAAG ATGTGAATGAGTGCGCTTCTGCCTTTCCTCCTTGTGCGCATTACTGCAAAAACACCATTGGATCCCACTTTTGTCACTGCAAAAAAGGTTTCAAACTCAACGACGGCTCCACATGTCTTGCTTTAG GTAATGCATCCCGACTGCTGACTGTACAGAGAAGCACTTTAGGGCTTTTGAATGTAAAATCTCAGCAGTTTAGCGTCCTCCAGACCTCAGTGTCGGATGCAGTGGCCTTAACCTATGACATCGCCAGAGGATGGCACTACTGGGCTGATAGCCGTGGGAGCATCTACAAAACTATTGGACAGCAAAGCCGGGCGGTCTACACAG GTGAGGCTGGGATCCAGGCGCTGGCTTGTGATTGGCTGAATGGATACCTTTACTGGACCAATCTGAAGATGGAGTCGATCTACATGCAGATGCCTGATGGAAGTTACACAACTCTgctaaacaaaaatgtcaaaccgTCTGGGTTGGTTCTTCTGCCTGTTGAAAG tttgatGTTCTGGATCAATGCGGGTCCAGGTGAGAGAGTGACCATTGAGAGGTCCTGGATGGACGGGTCAGACAGAAGCACTCTGACGGTCCTGACTGCGCAGTTTGCTCACAGCCTCACAGCTGACGTCGCTGCCAGGAGGCTGTACTGGATCAGTGACTTCAAACGG TCCGTAGAGACTGTGGGGGTGGATGGGACTGGCCGTTACTCGTTTCCAGGAGTGTTCAGCCGGAGGCCCGCTCTGAGCCTGGCAGTGTTTGAAAGCATGTTCTACTGGGTCGACAGCAGGGGACTGTGGGAGGCTCCACAAAACAAGCCGACCAAACGCAAGTTTCTGTGGAAAACCGGAGTTCCCCTGTTGACGGTCTACCATGAGCTTCAGCAACCTAAAG AATCTTCTGCTTGTGCAAAGGCTCCATGTGAACTCTGCCAGCTGACTAAAAACAACCTGGTTGGATTCACCTGTGCTTGTCCAGATTCCAAAGTGCTGTTGCCAGATGGGAACTGTGACT TTCTGAGGTTTATTTATGCTACTATTACAACAATCAACTTGCTGGAGTTCGAAGGTGGACATCACACTGAAACCCAGCTCTTCACCACGGATGATGGGATTCTGTCCTTTGATCTTGACTGGTACAGAGACTGGCTCTACTGGGCCAATGAAACGGGTCATGTCAAACGCAAAAAGCTGGCCCAAGTGCAGATTGAAGTGATCCCAATGCCTCTGCCTG tttgtctgATAAGTTTGGACCagcaaaatgaaaatctttattgGGTGTCATGTGACCAAAACACCATTGGCACCACGACTGGTGGTAAAAACTACCCCAAGCGCCTGTACCACACAGCACTGGAAATATCCAGCCTGTACCTGGACTGGTTGAGGAGTAAACTGTTCTGGATGGAGGAAGACCGACTCTACAGTATGGACCTATCAGGAGGCAAAGCTGAACTGCTGCTGAAAATAGCAGAAGGGGTCAGAGGTGACATTGCCTTTGACCTCAGAGCCAGCAGTCTGCTCTGGAACTCTGAAAGAGGAG GCCTGGTAACACTAAGTTTGTTAAAGGAGAAAACCCACCAAGCGGGAAGGAGATGGAACGTGTCTGGCTCTGTAATGGCGGCTTTTGAGCCCTTCCTGTTGTGCTCTTCTGATCATGTGATCACTCTGTGGAACCGGCGCAATGGGAGCGTCATGCAACATGTCAAGGTTAAAGGTCAAGTTATGAGTGTAATCCCTGCACTTGGGAATGTTAAAACAG TGCCTGATCCTCCTGTGTGCAACGAGCCGTTCTTGTTGTGCCGACACTCGGCTCTCTGCCTCCCAAACTCCCAGGTTTGTGATGGGAAGAGGGACTGCCCAGATGGAGACGATGAAGAGTTTTGTGTGGTCACATGTCCATCCAAAG GGGAATTCAAATGCAAGGACAGAAGATTTTGTATCTCTGGAAGCCTCGTGTGCGACGGCCGTTCTCACTGTCGGGACGGCTCAGATGAAGTGGACTGTCCCACTGTAGCCTCTCCTGTGACTCTAAAAAATATCCTCAAGTGTCGGATGGGGTCGAAGCCGTGTGAAGACGGCACAGAATGTGTTTTATTCAGTCACGTGTGTGATGGAGAGCAGGACTGTAAAGATGGATCGGATGAATTAGGCTGCG AAACGGATGTTGGGCCATCAGGTACCCGCCCTCCGACTGTGCCAGCCTGCAGCAGCCCCTCTGTTCTCTGCCCGTCCACAGCCACTCATGTCTGCATTTCTCAAAGTCAGTTTTGCAATGGTGTTAAAGACTGTCCCGATGGCTTTGATGAACAGAACTGCTTGGAAAAGTGTCTCTCAAGGA CTGATTTTCTCTGCAAGGATCGTAGAAGTTGCGTTTCAAAGAACCAAGTCTGTGACGGCCGCTCTCATTGCCACGATGGTTCAGATGAGGTCAACTGTGCCAGTGAAGGTCCACGAGCTCCTCAGAAAGCTGAGCTGAAGTGTCGCTTTGGCTCCAAGCTGTGCAGAGACGGGACGGAGTGTGTCCTCCTGAGTCACGTCTGTGATGGAGAGGACGACTGTCAGGATGGATCGGATGAAGAAGAGTGTG ATGTTCCAGAGAGTAAGACTGCAGGAAAAGACCTGAAAAAATCCCCTCCTATCGTCCAGTCAGTCACTGAGGCTCCCAAAAAGCCAGCATGCAGCAGCCCTTCAGTTCTGTGTCCAGGTTCTTCTTTATGCATCAAACCCACACAGATGTGTGACGGAAGGAGAGACTGTCCTGATGGATCTGATgagaaatgtgtcaaaagatgTCCCTCTGCAT CCGACTTTCGCTGCAAGGATCGTAGAAGTTGCGTTTCAAAGAACCAAGTCTGTGACGGCCGCTCTCATTGCCACGATGGTTCAGATGAGGTCAACTGTGCCAGTGAAGGTCCACGAGCTCCTCAGAAAGCTGAGCTGAAGTGTCGCTTTGGCTCCAAGCTGTGCAGAGACGGGACGGAGTGTGTCCTCCTGAGTCACGTCTGTGATGGAGAGGATGACTGTCAGGATGGATCGGATGAAGAAGAGTGTG agaataaagctgcagaaaaagacCTGTCAGTCACTGAGGCTCCCAAAAAGCCAGCATGCAGCAGCCCTTCAGTTCTGTGTCCAGGTTCTTCTTTATGCATCAAACCCACACAGATGTGTGACGGAAGGAGAGACTGTCCTGATGGATCTGAtgagaaatgtttgaaaagatGTCCTTCTGCCT CTGATTTTCGCTGCAAAGACCGTAGAAGCTGTGTCTCCAGGAGTCAAGTATGCGACGGGCGAGCTCACTGCAACGACGGCTCAGATGAGCTGAACTGTGCTGGCgaggctgcagctgctcctcagAAAGCGGATCTGAAATGCCGCGTGGGCTCCAGACTCTGTCGGGACGGCACGGAATGCGTTCTGTTTAGTCACGTCTGTGACGGCGAGCCAGACTGTCGGGATGGATCCGATCAGGAAGACTGCG ATGAAGTGGAGAAGGCTGCAGAGACTCCAAAGCCGTCCTGCAGCTTTCCTTCCGTTCAGTGTCCGGATTCGACCATTTGCATAAACCCGGCACAGTTGTGTGATGGAATAAGAGACTGTCCCGATGGATCTGATGAGAACTGCGTGAAAAACTGCGCAGATGAGA GTGACTTCCTCTGCAAAGACCGCCGCAGCTGCGTCTCAAAGTCTCTGCTTTGCGACGGGCGCTCTCACTGCTATGATGGCTCAGACGAGGCCAACTGTCAGAGCGTGGCGGCCCCTGAATCCAAGTCTGCTGTGCTGCAGTGCCGCATGGGCTCAAGGCCATGCGATGATGGCAAAGAGTGCGTCCTGTACAGTCATGTCTGTGACGGGGAGGAAGACTGTCTGGATGGATCGGATGAAAAGGAATGCCAGGAAACCTGCAAACAAG GAGAGTTTCAGTGTGCTCATGGGAAGATGTGCATCCCTGAGTCGGAGGTGTGTGACGGACGGCCGCAGTGTCAGGATCGGTCTGACGAGCTGGACTGCTGGGAGAAAACGAAGAGCTGCGAGTTCCGCTGTGCTGATGGCAAACGCTGCATCCCACAGAAATTCCTCTGCGATGGAGAGATGGACTGCCTGGATGGCTCGGATGAGGTGGAATGCG ACTCCAGTCCTCTTGCCCCAACAGGATCTACGGTTCCCACCTCAGTTTGTGCCGCTCCTTCAGTTCTCTGCCCGGGATCTCCTGTCTGCGTCTCTCAACAGCAGCTGTGTGACGGGCGAAGAGACTGTCCGGATGGATCTGATGAGGAGAGCTGTGtgtttaaatgccaaaatgcaG AGGACTTCTTATGCAGCGATCACAGAAAATGCGTCTCCAAGATCCACGTGTGTGACGGACGTTCTCACTGCCCTGATGGATCTGATGAGAGGCAGTGTCAGACAGCGGACCTCAGCCCGACCT cctcTCCAAATGTTCCCCGCGTCCGAACGGAGCCTGTGAAATGCCGGAAAGGTTTCAAAGCGTGCAAAGACGGTTTGGAGTGCGTGATGTACAGCCACGTGTGCGACGGAGAGCAGGACTGTAAGGACGGCTCAGACGAAGAGGGATGTGAGACTCGGTGCAAAACAG GTGAGTTCCAGTGTGCCCATGGCAACAGATGCATCCCACAGAAAGGGGTGTGCGACGGACAGAGGGACTGTCAGGACGGCTCTGATGAAATAAACTGCTCAAGTCTGACTGAGGGCTGCAATCACCGCTGTGACAACAAAACTCGCTGCGTACCGCAGACCTTCCTGTGCGACGGCGAGCGAGACTGTGCCGATGGTTCGGATGAGGAGAAATGCG GTTTGGTTCCCTGTTCGCTTTACCAGTTCCGCTGTACCAGCGGTCAGTGTGTGTCCGAAGCTCTGCGGTGTGACGGCTATCCTGACTGCAGAGACCGCTCCGACGAGGCGGGCTGCGCCAAACAACCGCGCTGCCCGGCACAGCTGCGGTGCCCGCATAGCCACGAGTGCCTGCAGGAAGAGTGGCTCTGCGATGGGGAGGAAGACTGCAAAGATGGATCTGATGAAAAG AACTGCAACGCTCCTCCAGCAAAGTGCAGAGACCACCAGTGGCCGTGCAGAGACGGCAGATGCATTCCTCTGTTCTGGAGATGTGACGGGAAGGAGGATTGTCATGATGGCACAGATGaggaaaaat GTCTGCAGAGAAAATGCCCCCCTCATCTTTACCAGTGCGGCAGCGGCGAGTGCCTGGACCCTAGCTTGGTGTGTAACGGCCTCACAAACTGTGCTGACCGTTCAGATGAAGGTGTGGAATGTTCTCACCACAACTGCTCCAGTCCATCAGCTCCTCTGTGTGACCAGCAATGCATGAGCACTCCCAGAGGACCG aaGTGTTACTGTGCTTCAGGGTTCAAACTACAGTCTGGCACAGTGTTCTGTGTGGATACTGATGAGTGCAGTTCAGCTGTCTCTCCATGTAAGCACAGCTGTGTGAACACCAGAGGGTCTTACACCTGTCACTGCCACCCGGGCTTCTACCTGGAGCCGGACAACAAAAGCTGCAAGACGAGAG ACGAGCCTTTGCTCCTGGCCTCGGTGCAGTCAGAGCTGTTGCTTCTCGGCGTTCACAGCGGCACCTTGAAGCTTCTCTCTACTGCTAATCGGCCCGTCTTCTCTGTGGACTTTGACTGGACTCAAAGGAGAGTTTACTGGCTGAGCCCGACATTCCAGAGCATCCGCTGGGCGGACATGAAAAACTCCAACAAAGGAACTCTGATAAAAG GTGTGAAGTCAGATGCCATCGCGGTTGACTGGGTTGGTAAGAATCTGTACTGGGTGGAAGGACTGGTTGGCCAGATTTTGGCGGTGAAGCTGGGGACTTCCATAGTCCGATCTCAGGACCACGCTGTGGTTCTGGGTGAAGACCTGGAGCAGCCGAGCTCTCTGGTGCTGCTTCCACACAAAGG GTTCATGCTGTGGTCTGAGATCGGCAGCTCCCCACAGATCAAGCGGGCTGGAATGGACGGGTCAAAGAGAAAGGTGTTGGTGAGCCACGATTTGAGTTGGCCAGTGAGTCTGGCCTATGATTTCCTTGACGACCGGGTGTACTGGGCTGATGAGAAGCTGCACTGCATTGGCTCATCCACTCTGGATGGAGAAAACATAAAG ATCCTTCAGTTGGCTGAAACTCCAAGTCCATTCTCATTGGCGGTTTTCAGTGATCGTATTTTCTGGTCTGACACCAAGAGAAGAGCCATCCGCTCAGCTGACAAGAAGACTGGGAAAGATCAGAAAGTTCTCCTGAAGAGGCCTGGACAGCCTTTTGGACTGAGG GTGATGCATGCCCTTTCCCAGCCAGCTCTGCCCAACCCCTGTGTGTACCTCCACTGCTCCCACCTGTGTCTCCTGGCTCCTGCAGCTCAAAGCAAATCTGGGGCAGCGGAATCCCCTGCAGCAGTCTGTCGATGTCCAAAGGGCCTGCTGCTCTCCCAGGATAAGAGGACCTGCTCTCTGCCTCAGGAGTCCTCTTTCATCCTGCTCTTGTCTCATCACACAGTCTATCAG ATATATTTGCGCTCCATGCGTCATGAGGGAATCGCTCTGAAAAAAATGCCCAACGGTCGAGATTTCCCCCTATCTGGAGAGAAAGAGCCGCTGGGGCTGGACCTCTCCATTCCTCAGCTCTCTCTGTTTGTGGCTTATGCCAAAGAATCTGTCAATGTGTTGAAACTAAGCAGCTCCGATTCCAAAGCAGGACTCTCACCGGCCGGACAAATCCTGACACTCATG